The Agromyces mangrovi genome contains a region encoding:
- a CDS encoding cyclophilin-like fold protein gives MDQRHSGIATATRPAADVARTESARPAVVGRVLSLVAASLLAAVGLLALAAGNPATPAQPTVVQVEWHETTAARHVSAGALDAVEFRPRFGQAVVARLPQPLAVASAAPIDEYRAGDVAYRVHDQSLYVFSADGTNVPDDGLVLVASVASGLDELAGCAPTCSIRLAPATG, from the coding sequence ATGGATCAACGTCACTCCGGCATCGCGACCGCCACTCGCCCGGCCGCGGACGTCGCACGCACCGAGTCGGCCCGACCCGCCGTGGTCGGCCGGGTGCTGTCCCTCGTCGCCGCGTCCCTGCTGGCCGCCGTCGGCCTGCTCGCCCTCGCCGCCGGGAATCCGGCAACACCCGCCCAGCCGACCGTCGTGCAGGTCGAGTGGCACGAGACGACCGCCGCGCGCCACGTGTCGGCCGGCGCACTCGACGCGGTCGAGTTCCGGCCGCGCTTCGGCCAGGCGGTCGTCGCGCGGCTGCCGCAGCCGCTCGCCGTCGCGTCCGCGGCACCGATCGACGAGTACCGCGCCGGCGACGTCGCCTACCGCGTGCACGACCAGAGCCTGTACGTGTTCTCGGCCGACGGCACGAACGTGCCCGACGACGGGCTCGTGCTCGTCGCATCCGTCGCTTCGGGGCTCGACGAGCTCGCCGGTTGCGCCCCGACCTGCAGCATCCGCCTCGCGCCCGCGACGGGCTGA
- a CDS encoding LLM class F420-dependent oxidoreductase gives MNPTTRPVRIGVQLQPQHARYETIRDHAAELEELGVDILFNWDHFFPLYGDPDGLHFESWTMLAALAEQTRRVELGALVNCNSYRNAHLQADMARTIDHISAHGTGTGRFILGTGSGWFERDYDEYGFEFGTVGSRLDALAADLPTIEGRWAKLNPPPTRKIPVLIGGAGEKKTLRIVARHADIWHSYSDASEMEHKLSVLAAHADAVGRDVAEIEVSAGVVDTIAHRTFAEADDLHALGARIFTLGLDGDGYDASLVSEWLAWRDEVNSR, from the coding sequence ATGAACCCCACCACCCGCCCCGTCCGCATCGGCGTCCAGCTGCAGCCGCAGCACGCCCGCTACGAGACCATCCGCGACCACGCCGCCGAGCTCGAGGAGCTGGGCGTCGACATCCTCTTCAACTGGGACCACTTCTTCCCGCTCTACGGCGACCCCGACGGGCTGCACTTCGAGTCGTGGACCATGCTCGCCGCGCTCGCCGAGCAGACCCGCCGAGTCGAGCTCGGTGCGCTGGTGAACTGCAACAGCTACCGCAACGCGCACCTCCAGGCCGACATGGCGCGCACCATCGACCACATCAGCGCGCACGGCACCGGAACCGGCCGGTTCATCCTCGGCACGGGCTCGGGCTGGTTCGAGCGCGACTACGACGAGTACGGCTTCGAGTTCGGCACGGTCGGGTCGCGCCTCGATGCGCTCGCCGCCGACCTGCCGACGATCGAGGGCCGCTGGGCGAAGCTCAACCCGCCGCCGACCCGCAAGATCCCGGTGCTGATCGGCGGCGCCGGCGAGAAGAAGACCCTGCGCATCGTCGCGCGGCACGCCGACATCTGGCACAGCTACTCGGATGCCTCCGAGATGGAGCACAAGCTGTCGGTGCTCGCCGCCCACGCCGACGCGGTCGGGCGCGACGTCGCCGAGATCGAGGTGTCGGCCGGCGTCGTCGACACGATCGCGCACCGCACGTTCGCCGAGGCGGACGACCTCCATGCGCTCGGCGCGAGGATCTTCACGCTCGGGCTCGACGGCGACGGCTACGACGCGTCGCTCGTGTCGGAGTGGCTCGCCTGGCGCGACGAGGTGAATTCGCGATGA